AGTAAAGCCCAATGGCATTAAACCTCGAAGGCAAAAAAGCAATTGTTGCTGAAGTCAACGAAGCTGCCAAAGGTGCTCTGTCCGCAGTTGTTGCCGATTCACGTGGCGTAACTGTAGGCGCAATGACCGAATTGCGTAAGCAAGCTCGCGAAGCCGGTGTATCTATGCGCGTAGTGCGTAACACCTTGGCAAAGCGTGCTGTAGAAGGAACCTCTTACGAGTGTCTGTCTACTGCTTTCACCGGTCCAACCCTGATCGCATTCTCTAACGAGCACCCAGGTGCTGCAGCACGTCTTTTCAAAGACTTTGCTAAACAAGAGAACGCGTTTGAGGTTAAAGCACTGGCATACGAAGGGGAGCTGATCCCTGCCGAGCAAATTGACCGTCTGGCTAAGCTGCCAACTTACGACGAAGCGATTGCACAGTTGATGATGACTATGAAAGAAGCATCTGCTGGCAAGCTGGTTCGTACTCTGGCTGCTCTGCGCGACCAAAAAGAAGAGCAAGCTGCCTAATTCGGCTAGCTGCTTAAACTTTTTTTCAGAAATAATTGTAGGATTTAAAAATGTCTATCACTAAAGACCAAATCATCGAAGCTGTAGCTGAAATGTCCGTAATGGACGTTGTTGAACTGATCGAAGCTATGGAAGAAAAATTCGGCGTATCTGCTGCTGCTGCAGTAGTATCTGGCGGTGGCGATGCAGCTGCTGTTGAAGAGAAAACCGAATTTGACGTAGTTCTGACTGACTTCGGTGGCAACAAAGTTGCTGCTATTAAAGCAGTTCGTGGCGCTACCGGCCTTGGCCTGAAAGAAGCCAAAGCTATGGTTGAGTCTGTACCAGTAGCTGTTAAAGAAGCTATTGCAAAAGACGAAGCTGAAGGTTTGCAGAAGCAACTGGAAGAAGCTGGCTGTAAAGTTGAGCTTAAGTAAGCTATCCTATAGCTTATGCGCCTGATGTAAAAATCAGGTTGGGCTGGTGGTTAAATAACCACCGGCCTTTTTGCGCTATATGCGCTAGTGATCTTTCTATTGATCACGAACCATCTAGGAACGCGGGCCTGGCAGAGATTATTGGTTAGGTTCTTGCGCCAATTTAGGGCGAAATATCTGTAAATTCAGATATTTTTGGTCTCCAATCACGAACAGAGGAACCCCATGGTTTACTCCGATTTCGAGAAAAAACGCATCCGCAAGGATTTTGGTAAGCGTCCAAAAGTACTAGACGTACCTTACCTGCTGTCAATCCAGCTGGACTCGTTCCAAAACTTCCTAGAGCAAGACCCAGAAGGTGAGCGTGGTCTGGAAGCTGCATTCCGCAGTGTTTTCCCGATCAAGTCCTTCTCTGGTTATGCTTCACTGGATTACGTTAGCTACAAGCTAGGCGAACCAGTATTTGACGTAAAAGAGTGTCAGATCCGTGGCATTACTTATTCTGCTCCTCTGCGCGTTAAGCTGCGCATGGTGACACTGGACAAAGAGAACGGTGGCGCTGTAAAGGATATTAAAGAGCAGGAAGTCTACATGGGCGATATGCCGCTCATGACCGAAAACGGTACTTTCGTAATTAACGGTACTGAGCGCGTAATCGTATCTCAGTTGCACCGTTCTCCAGGTGTGTTCTTCGACCACGACCGTGGTAAGACTCACTCATCTGGTAAAGTTTTATATAACGCTCGCGTTATCCCTTACCGTGGTTCTTGGCTGGACTTCGAGTTCGATCCGAAAGACAACTTGTTTGTTCGTATCGACCGTCGTCGTAAATTGCCAGCGTCTATCATTCTGCGTGCTCTGGATTACTCTACTCAAGAGATCCTAGACATGTTCTTCGACAAGGTGACCTTCACCTTGAAGAAAGACAAGCTGGTGATGGATCTGATCCCAGAGCGTCTGCGTGGCGAAACTGCGGTATTTGATATCAAAGACAACGATGGCAAGGTTTTAGTTGAAACCGGACGTCGTATTACTGCTCGTCATATCCGTCAACTTGAAAAAGGTGGCGTGACTGAACTGGAAGTACCTGTTGAGTACTTGCAGGGCAAAGTAAGTGGTCAAGACTACGTTGACGAAGCAACTGGCGAGCTGATCGTTGCGGCTAACCAAGAGTTAACTCTGGAAGACGTAGCTAAGCTGTCTCAAGCTGATATCAAAGCGTTTGATACTCTGTACTTCAACGAGTTGGACAATGGCCCGTACATGTCCACTACCATCGGCGTTGATTCAACCAACGATCGTATGGAAGCGTTGGTAGAGATCTACCGCATGATGCGCCCAGGCGAGCCGCCAACCCGCGATGCTGCCGAAGCGCTGTTCCAAAATCTGTTCTTCAGTGAAGATCGTTACGATCTGTCTACTGTTGGTCGCATGAAGTTCAACCGTCGTCTGGGCCGTGATGAGTCCACCGGTGTTGGCATTCTGACCAAAGAAGACATCGTTGACGTGATGAAGAAGATCATCGAGATCCGCAATGGCGGTGATGAAGTCGATGATATCGATCACTTGGGCAACCGTCGTATCCGTTCTGTTGGCGAAATGGCCGAAAACCAGTTCCGTGTAGGTCTGGTACGTGTTGAGCGTGCAGTACGTGAGCGTCTGTCTTTGGGCGATCTGGATTCCCTGATGCCTCAGGATCTGATCAACGCCAAGCCTATCTCTGCAGCAGTTAAAGAGTTCTTCGGTTCTTCTCAGCTGTCGCAGTTTATGGATCAGAACAACCCGTTGTCAGAAGTGACCCACAAGCGTCGTATTTCGGCCTTGGGTCCTGGCGGCTTGACCCGTGAGCGTGCTGGTTTCGAAGTTCGAGATGTACACGTAACTCACTACGGTCGTCTGTGTCCAATTGAGACCCCTGAAGGTCCAAACATTGGTTTGATCAACTCTTTGGCAACCTTTGCTCGTACTAACGAGTACGGTTTCCTAGAGACCCCTTACCGTCGTGTTATCGATGGCAAAGTGACTGAAGAAGTAGAATACCTTTCTGCTATCGAAGAAGGTCACTATGTGGTGGCTCAGGCTAACGCTATCATCGACAGCAACAGCATGTTGTCTGATGAGTTGGTTGCAGCACGTCACAAGGGTGAATCTTCATTCGTTACTCCTG
The genomic region above belongs to Ferrimonas lipolytica and contains:
- the rplJ gene encoding 50S ribosomal protein L10, whose translation is MALNLEGKKAIVAEVNEAAKGALSAVVADSRGVTVGAMTELRKQAREAGVSMRVVRNTLAKRAVEGTSYECLSTAFTGPTLIAFSNEHPGAAARLFKDFAKQENAFEVKALAYEGELIPAEQIDRLAKLPTYDEAIAQLMMTMKEASAGKLVRTLAALRDQKEEQAA
- the rplL gene encoding 50S ribosomal protein L7/L12: MSITKDQIIEAVAEMSVMDVVELIEAMEEKFGVSAAAAVVSGGGDAAAVEEKTEFDVVLTDFGGNKVAAIKAVRGATGLGLKEAKAMVESVPVAVKEAIAKDEAEGLQKQLEEAGCKVELK